From a single Xyrauchen texanus isolate HMW12.3.18 chromosome 26, RBS_HiC_50CHRs, whole genome shotgun sequence genomic region:
- the LOC127619875 gene encoding mitochondrial folate transporter/carrier-like: protein MTATISAVAADSSGSSFSISASLLRLFKHIKYENLAAGLSGGVISTMVLHPLDLVKIRFAVSDGLQMRPQYDGMLHCMKTIWKLEGIRGLYQGVTPNIWGAGASWGLYFLFYNAIKAYTQEGRQTELTAGEHLVSAAEAGILALCLTNPVWVTKTRLVLQYNADPSRKQYKGMMDALVKIYRHEGIPGLYRGFVPGLAGTSHAALQFMTYECLKREKNKYKKMPSESLLSPLEYITIAAISKIFAVSVTYPYQVVRARLQDQHNNYSGIVHVIRGTWSNEGIEGFYKGMVPNLVRVIPACCITFLVFENVSRVLLGEYH from the exons atgACCGCGACCATTTCGGCCGTCGCTGCAGACTCCTCTGGTTCATCTTTCTCCATTTCTGCAAGCCTCCTGCGACTctttaaacacatcaaatatgAAAATCTTGCAGCAGGACTCAGTGGAGGTGTTATTTCCACAATGGTGCTACACCCCCTGGATTTGGTCAAAATAAGGTTTGCAG TAAGTGACGGTCTGCAAATGCGACCCCAATACGATGGCATGTTGCACTGCATGAAGACCATCTGGAAGCTAGAAGGGATCAGGGGTCTCTATCAGGGTGTTACCCCCAACATCTGGGGGGCTGGGGCATCATGGGGCCTGTACTTCCTCTT TTATAATGCTATTAAAGCATACACACAGGAGGGGCGGCAAACAGAGCTGACTGCAGGTGAACACCTGGTGTCTGCGGCAGAGGCAG GCATTCTGGCGCTTTGCCTCACCAACCCGGTCTGGGTGACAAAGACCCGGCTGGTGCTGCAGTACAATGCAGATCCTTCCCGGAAGCAGTACAAGGGAATGATGGACGCCCTCGTGAAAATATACCGTCACGAGGGTATCCCGGGACTATACAGG GGTTTTGTGCCGGGGCTAGCAGGGACTTCCCATGCTGCATTACAGTTCATGACCTATGAGTGCCTGAAGAGGGAGAAGAATAAATATAAGAAGATGCCATCTGAATCACTGCTG TCTCCACTGGAGTACATCACCATTGCAGCCATCTCCAAAATATTTGCAGTGTCAGTAACTTACCCATACCAGGTGGTGCGTGCTCGCCTGCAGGACCAACACAACAACTACAGCGGTATCGTGCATGTCATCAGGGGAACGTGGAG CAATGAGGGGATTGAGGGCTTTTACAAAGGGATGGTCCCCAACTTGGTGCGAGTCATTCCAGCGTGCTGCATCACCTTCTTGGTGTTTGAAAACGTGTCACGCGTACTGTTGGGCGAGTATCACTAA